In Scomber japonicus isolate fScoJap1 chromosome 7, fScoJap1.pri, whole genome shotgun sequence, one genomic interval encodes:
- the LOC128361855 gene encoding torsin-1A-interacting protein 2-like isoform X3 produces MDSNVSEEKSTRVLRRSTRQLTALNVEPTPRGPLQRTNKRRLEKQVHVNGSGNVESGSDDKESPSKKNRRETGGGDGDGDGDGDLDDGEMDVQESDDDLEKNDQLGMDVEHHQPKIHQAGALGEVNLHPCVVLGERCPPPRTENEFSDRTKTLNCPPYHEQRGLKDQMRKSGNEKTGKQTKKPSNKYDVSISKVTSMDEYKRKMEVKPNDTHFNCYITSSSSPQPKFSNSYPASEKSRLTQRVNNIPTQEKKSHQKNQEGKKKTAAIKKSSGHSFLGFMQTLCYFLFLVLICAAVIGAVVLIMPNISSVLQRTGYGAGHPLRSVKPETFADQLSHLETQFLSQRPELWKRSSIHLGRHLSTAQPTEPVSMILTAGRKAEKTLQCLAQGLASAFSSALNASVLHIDGASKASQDSDEVKLDIDKQLQAAFEGDKPVAIIHRLEELPPGSTLIFYRYCDHENAAYKRVFLLFTVLLPEDEVRSDQSLKSVEEKVQDYVKGKLVGSSDETGFNAMDIDKFGGLWSRISHLILPVVSETEMEQKGCP; encoded by the exons ATGGATTCCAATGTGTCTGAAGAGAAGTCTACCCGAGTCTTGAGACGATCAACACGACAGTTGACGG CATTGAATGTTGAACCAACCCCAAGGGGTCCTCTACAAAGGACTAATAAAAGGAGGTTAGAAAAACAAGTACATGTCAACGGTtctggaaatgtggagagtggctCTGATGATAAAG AGTCCCCCAGCAAAAAGAACCGACGGGAgactggaggaggagatggggatggggatggggatggggaTTTGGATGATGGAGAAATGGATGTCCAGGAATCAGATGATGATCTGGAGAAAAACGATCAGCTGGGAATGGATGTTGAACACCATCAACCAAAAATACACCAAG CAGGCGCCCTTGGAGAAGTGAATTTGCACCCCTGTGTAGTGCTTGGTGAGCGCTGCCCACCTCCACGTACTGAAAATGAATTTTCAGACCGGACGAAAACATTGAACTGTCCACCCTATCATGAGCAAAGGGGGCTTAAAGACCAGATGAGAAAGTCTGGAAATGAAAAGACAG gcaaacaaacaaagaagccATCAAACAAATATGATGTGTCGATCTCGAAGGTCACCAGCATGGACGAGTACAAGAGGAAGATGGAGGTTAAACCCAATG ATACACACTTTAATTGCTACATCACAAGCTCAAGCTCACCACAGCCCAAGTTCTCAAACTCATATCCAGCCTCAGAGAAATCCCGCTTGACGCAACGTGTGAACAACATTccaacacaagaaaaaaagagtcatcAGAAAAATCAAG aagggaaaaagaaaactgctGCTATCAAAAAAAGCTCTGGACATTCCTTTTTAG GATTCATGCAGACCCTATGCTATTTTCTTTTCCTGGTGCTGATCTGTGCTGCCGTGATCGGTGCTGTTGTGCTCATCATGCCCAACATCAGCTCTGTGCTTCAAAGGACTGGATATGGTGCAGGGCATCCATTGAGGTCTGTGAAGCCAGAAACATTTGCAGATCAGCTGTCTCATCTAGAGACTCAGTTCCTCAGTCAGAGGCCTGAGTTGTGGAAGAGGAGCAGTATCCACCTTGGGAGGCACCTCAGCACAGCCCAGCCCACAGAGCCAGTCAGTATGATCTTAACTGCTGGCCGCAAGGCTGAGAAGACCCTGCAGTGTCTGGCTCAGGGCCTGGCGTCCgccttctcctctgctctcaatGCCTCTGTCCTCCACATTGATGGAGCCAGCAAAGCCAGCCAAGACAGCGACGAGGTCAAGCTGGACATTGACAAACAGCTACAGGCAGCCTTTGAAGGAGACAAACCTGTTGCCATAATACATCGCCTGGAGGAACTGCCACCAGGCTCTACCCTCATTTTTTACCGCTATTGCGACCATGAGAATGCCGCATACAAGCGCGTGTTCCTGTTGTTTACTGTGCTTCTGCCTGAGGATGAGGTCAGAAGTGACCAGAGTTTGAAGAGTGTAGAGGAGAAGGTGCAAGACTATGTCAAGGGTAAGCTAGTGGGCTCCAGCGACGAAACTGGCTTCAATGCCATGGACATTGACAAGTTCGGTGGACTGTGGAGCCGCATCTCGCATCTTATCTTGCCTGTGGTGTCTGAGACGGAAATGGAGCAGAAAGGATGCCCATGA
- the LOC128361855 gene encoding torsin-1A-interacting protein 2-like isoform X1, whose protein sequence is MDSNVSEEKSTRVLRRSTRQLTGKALNVEPTPRGPLQRTNKRRLEKQVHVNGSGNVESGSDDKESPSKKNRRETGGGDGDGDGDGDLDDGEMDVQESDDDLEKNDQLGMDVEHHQPKIHQAGALGEVNLHPCVVLGERCPPPRTENEFSDRTKTLNCPPYHEQRGLKDQMRKSGNEKTGKQTKKPSNKYDVSISKVTSMDEYKRKMEVKPNDTHFNCYITSSSSPQPKFSNSYPASEKSRLTQRVNNIPTQEKKSHQKNQEGKKKTAAIKKSSGHSFLGFMQTLCYFLFLVLICAAVIGAVVLIMPNISSVLQRTGYGAGHPLRSVKPETFADQLSHLETQFLSQRPELWKRSSIHLGRHLSTAQPTEPVSMILTAGRKAEKTLQCLAQGLASAFSSALNASVLHIDGASKASQDSDEVKLDIDKQLQAAFEGDKPVAIIHRLEELPPGSTLIFYRYCDHENAAYKRVFLLFTVLLPEDEVRSDQSLKSVEEKVQDYVKGKLVGSSDETGFNAMDIDKFGGLWSRISHLILPVVSETEMEQKGCP, encoded by the exons ATGGATTCCAATGTGTCTGAAGAGAAGTCTACCCGAGTCTTGAGACGATCAACACGACAGTTGACGGGTAAAG CATTGAATGTTGAACCAACCCCAAGGGGTCCTCTACAAAGGACTAATAAAAGGAGGTTAGAAAAACAAGTACATGTCAACGGTtctggaaatgtggagagtggctCTGATGATAAAG AGTCCCCCAGCAAAAAGAACCGACGGGAgactggaggaggagatggggatggggatggggatggggaTTTGGATGATGGAGAAATGGATGTCCAGGAATCAGATGATGATCTGGAGAAAAACGATCAGCTGGGAATGGATGTTGAACACCATCAACCAAAAATACACCAAG CAGGCGCCCTTGGAGAAGTGAATTTGCACCCCTGTGTAGTGCTTGGTGAGCGCTGCCCACCTCCACGTACTGAAAATGAATTTTCAGACCGGACGAAAACATTGAACTGTCCACCCTATCATGAGCAAAGGGGGCTTAAAGACCAGATGAGAAAGTCTGGAAATGAAAAGACAG gcaaacaaacaaagaagccATCAAACAAATATGATGTGTCGATCTCGAAGGTCACCAGCATGGACGAGTACAAGAGGAAGATGGAGGTTAAACCCAATG ATACACACTTTAATTGCTACATCACAAGCTCAAGCTCACCACAGCCCAAGTTCTCAAACTCATATCCAGCCTCAGAGAAATCCCGCTTGACGCAACGTGTGAACAACATTccaacacaagaaaaaaagagtcatcAGAAAAATCAAG aagggaaaaagaaaactgctGCTATCAAAAAAAGCTCTGGACATTCCTTTTTAG GATTCATGCAGACCCTATGCTATTTTCTTTTCCTGGTGCTGATCTGTGCTGCCGTGATCGGTGCTGTTGTGCTCATCATGCCCAACATCAGCTCTGTGCTTCAAAGGACTGGATATGGTGCAGGGCATCCATTGAGGTCTGTGAAGCCAGAAACATTTGCAGATCAGCTGTCTCATCTAGAGACTCAGTTCCTCAGTCAGAGGCCTGAGTTGTGGAAGAGGAGCAGTATCCACCTTGGGAGGCACCTCAGCACAGCCCAGCCCACAGAGCCAGTCAGTATGATCTTAACTGCTGGCCGCAAGGCTGAGAAGACCCTGCAGTGTCTGGCTCAGGGCCTGGCGTCCgccttctcctctgctctcaatGCCTCTGTCCTCCACATTGATGGAGCCAGCAAAGCCAGCCAAGACAGCGACGAGGTCAAGCTGGACATTGACAAACAGCTACAGGCAGCCTTTGAAGGAGACAAACCTGTTGCCATAATACATCGCCTGGAGGAACTGCCACCAGGCTCTACCCTCATTTTTTACCGCTATTGCGACCATGAGAATGCCGCATACAAGCGCGTGTTCCTGTTGTTTACTGTGCTTCTGCCTGAGGATGAGGTCAGAAGTGACCAGAGTTTGAAGAGTGTAGAGGAGAAGGTGCAAGACTATGTCAAGGGTAAGCTAGTGGGCTCCAGCGACGAAACTGGCTTCAATGCCATGGACATTGACAAGTTCGGTGGACTGTGGAGCCGCATCTCGCATCTTATCTTGCCTGTGGTGTCTGAGACGGAAATGGAGCAGAAAGGATGCCCATGA
- the LOC128361855 gene encoding torsin-1A-interacting protein 2-like isoform X2 — MDSNVSEEKSTRVLRRSTRQLTGKALNVEPTPRGPLQRTNKRRLEKQVHVNGSGNVESGSDDKESPSKKNRRETGGGDGDGDGDGDLDDGEMDVQESDDDLEKNDQLGMDVEHHQPKIHQGALGEVNLHPCVVLGERCPPPRTENEFSDRTKTLNCPPYHEQRGLKDQMRKSGNEKTGKQTKKPSNKYDVSISKVTSMDEYKRKMEVKPNDTHFNCYITSSSSPQPKFSNSYPASEKSRLTQRVNNIPTQEKKSHQKNQEGKKKTAAIKKSSGHSFLGFMQTLCYFLFLVLICAAVIGAVVLIMPNISSVLQRTGYGAGHPLRSVKPETFADQLSHLETQFLSQRPELWKRSSIHLGRHLSTAQPTEPVSMILTAGRKAEKTLQCLAQGLASAFSSALNASVLHIDGASKASQDSDEVKLDIDKQLQAAFEGDKPVAIIHRLEELPPGSTLIFYRYCDHENAAYKRVFLLFTVLLPEDEVRSDQSLKSVEEKVQDYVKGKLVGSSDETGFNAMDIDKFGGLWSRISHLILPVVSETEMEQKGCP; from the exons ATGGATTCCAATGTGTCTGAAGAGAAGTCTACCCGAGTCTTGAGACGATCAACACGACAGTTGACGGGTAAAG CATTGAATGTTGAACCAACCCCAAGGGGTCCTCTACAAAGGACTAATAAAAGGAGGTTAGAAAAACAAGTACATGTCAACGGTtctggaaatgtggagagtggctCTGATGATAAAG AGTCCCCCAGCAAAAAGAACCGACGGGAgactggaggaggagatggggatggggatggggatggggaTTTGGATGATGGAGAAATGGATGTCCAGGAATCAGATGATGATCTGGAGAAAAACGATCAGCTGGGAATGGATGTTGAACACCATCAACCAAAAATACACCAAG GCGCCCTTGGAGAAGTGAATTTGCACCCCTGTGTAGTGCTTGGTGAGCGCTGCCCACCTCCACGTACTGAAAATGAATTTTCAGACCGGACGAAAACATTGAACTGTCCACCCTATCATGAGCAAAGGGGGCTTAAAGACCAGATGAGAAAGTCTGGAAATGAAAAGACAG gcaaacaaacaaagaagccATCAAACAAATATGATGTGTCGATCTCGAAGGTCACCAGCATGGACGAGTACAAGAGGAAGATGGAGGTTAAACCCAATG ATACACACTTTAATTGCTACATCACAAGCTCAAGCTCACCACAGCCCAAGTTCTCAAACTCATATCCAGCCTCAGAGAAATCCCGCTTGACGCAACGTGTGAACAACATTccaacacaagaaaaaaagagtcatcAGAAAAATCAAG aagggaaaaagaaaactgctGCTATCAAAAAAAGCTCTGGACATTCCTTTTTAG GATTCATGCAGACCCTATGCTATTTTCTTTTCCTGGTGCTGATCTGTGCTGCCGTGATCGGTGCTGTTGTGCTCATCATGCCCAACATCAGCTCTGTGCTTCAAAGGACTGGATATGGTGCAGGGCATCCATTGAGGTCTGTGAAGCCAGAAACATTTGCAGATCAGCTGTCTCATCTAGAGACTCAGTTCCTCAGTCAGAGGCCTGAGTTGTGGAAGAGGAGCAGTATCCACCTTGGGAGGCACCTCAGCACAGCCCAGCCCACAGAGCCAGTCAGTATGATCTTAACTGCTGGCCGCAAGGCTGAGAAGACCCTGCAGTGTCTGGCTCAGGGCCTGGCGTCCgccttctcctctgctctcaatGCCTCTGTCCTCCACATTGATGGAGCCAGCAAAGCCAGCCAAGACAGCGACGAGGTCAAGCTGGACATTGACAAACAGCTACAGGCAGCCTTTGAAGGAGACAAACCTGTTGCCATAATACATCGCCTGGAGGAACTGCCACCAGGCTCTACCCTCATTTTTTACCGCTATTGCGACCATGAGAATGCCGCATACAAGCGCGTGTTCCTGTTGTTTACTGTGCTTCTGCCTGAGGATGAGGTCAGAAGTGACCAGAGTTTGAAGAGTGTAGAGGAGAAGGTGCAAGACTATGTCAAGGGTAAGCTAGTGGGCTCCAGCGACGAAACTGGCTTCAATGCCATGGACATTGACAAGTTCGGTGGACTGTGGAGCCGCATCTCGCATCTTATCTTGCCTGTGGTGTCTGAGACGGAAATGGAGCAGAAAGGATGCCCATGA